One Terriglobales bacterium genomic window carries:
- a CDS encoding cupredoxin domain-containing protein: MQKLAMVSILAFLLMAGCNRQPKPEAVHIQVTSHKYAFEPAVIRVKKGQDVTLEISTTDVQHGFAVEELGIDESIQKGKPALVNFKADKAGEYKVKCSIICGPGHDRMQGKIVVE; this comes from the coding sequence ATGCAAAAATTAGCCATGGTCTCAATTCTTGCCTTTTTATTAATGGCCGGATGCAACCGGCAGCCCAAGCCGGAAGCGGTACATATTCAGGTCACCAGCCATAAATACGCCTTTGAGCCGGCGGTGATCCGTGTAAAAAAGGGCCAGGATGTGACCTTGGAAATTTCCACTACCGACGTCCAGCATGGCTTTGCTGTCGAGGAGTTGGGTATTGACGAATCCATCCAAAAGGGAAAACCCGCTCTGGTGAACTTCAAGGCTGACAAGGCAGGCGAGTATAAGGTGAAGTGCTCGATTATTTGTGGTCCTGGGCATGACCGTATGCAGGGCAAAATTGTTGTGGAATAG
- a CDS encoding sigma-70 family RNA polymerase sigma factor, translated as MPPIQSKGTEAVTDELALVQAAKRGDISAFEQLVKRYDRNVFRIAQHITQNREDAEDVVQDAFLKAYTNLESFQEQSKFYTWLVRIAVNEALMRLRKRRTAKTVSIDEDVQTEDDAIPREIADWSPNPEQLYDQSELKEILGKTIQGLPPTFRTVFVLRDVEGLSTEETADALELSVPAVKSRLLRARLQLRDRLSKFFGKKSSRS; from the coding sequence ATGCCCCCCATCCAATCCAAAGGAACGGAAGCTGTAACTGACGAGCTGGCGCTGGTACAAGCCGCCAAACGAGGCGATATTAGTGCCTTCGAGCAGCTCGTGAAGCGTTATGATCGCAACGTCTTCCGTATTGCGCAGCACATCACGCAGAACCGCGAGGACGCTGAGGATGTTGTGCAGGATGCGTTCCTGAAGGCGTATACGAACCTGGAGAGCTTTCAGGAGCAATCCAAGTTTTATACATGGCTGGTGCGGATTGCGGTCAATGAAGCCCTGATGCGGCTGCGCAAGCGGCGCACAGCGAAGACGGTTTCTATTGACGAAGATGTGCAGACGGAAGATGATGCGATTCCCCGCGAGATTGCGGACTGGTCTCCGAACCCGGAGCAGCTTTATGATCAGTCGGAGCTCAAGGAGATCCTGGGCAAGACTATTCAGGGCTTGCCGCCCACTTTCCGTACGGTGTTTGTTTTACGTGACGTAGAAGGACTTTCGACGGAAGAAACAGCCGACGCGCTCGAATTGAGCGTACCTGCTGTAAAATCACGCCTGCTGCGCGCACGTTTGCAGTTGCGTGATCGTTTGAGTAAGTTTTTTGGAAAAAAATCGAGCCGGAGTTAA
- a CDS encoding zf-HC2 domain-containing protein, which translates to MKCSQFLQELTDYLDGVIDDKTRAELEDHLHWCHNCYVVVSTTKQTIEIYRDSELYEIPDDLRSRLRSAIMSKCAAHKKNPEKKI; encoded by the coding sequence GTGAAATGCTCTCAGTTTCTGCAAGAGCTTACCGATTACCTGGACGGCGTGATTGACGACAAGACACGCGCCGAACTGGAAGACCACCTGCACTGGTGCCACAACTGCTACGTTGTGGTCAGCACAACCAAGCAAACCATCGAGATTTATCGCGACTCGGAGTTGTACGAAATCCCTGATGATTTGCGCAGCCGGCTCCGCTCAGCCATTATGTCCAAATGCGCCGCTCATAAAAAAAATCCTGAAAAGAAAATCTAA
- a CDS encoding GAF domain-containing protein, producing the protein MLQESTEMILSSMDVDTVLHQILLVVRNYFGTANAAVFLVDPATRDLYCRAHIGYSDAFTNSQIKLGPESITGRVAQNKMPIYLPDVRTDPKYVPADPKVRSELALPLLVREEAIGVLSIGSEKLDFFSDEMIGLLTLFAAQAAVALENARLYSTERRRMRQIELINLIARSAAAANDLEQLLGNLADLIEDTFDDAEIGILLRDREGRLALRAHAGKGEPQPENFAVAERSGILAEAFAARMNVVVNDISDRAQWPACFAGSGSELCIPLISFGETLGALVVAHSAPHFFAADDRSIAQAAADVCATAIRSVQLGEELRRITHTDSLTGLYNQRYFHVLAAEEIARSNRYHKQFSLLMIELKNFAQFNAKLGFEHGDTVLRKVAQSLKMLMRGVDSICRYGPDRFVLVLPETGAEQLHSVANKLNDALGKIRAEEKPTSPPIVSHYASATYPADGASELELVRVLLTRIAEDRGIPNNTSRSS; encoded by the coding sequence GTGCTGCAGGAATCCACGGAGATGATCCTTTCCAGCATGGATGTGGATACCGTGCTGCACCAGATTCTCTTAGTCGTACGCAATTATTTTGGGACCGCCAATGCAGCAGTTTTTCTCGTGGACCCGGCAACCCGTGACCTTTATTGCCGCGCCCACATCGGTTACAGCGACGCTTTTACAAATTCCCAGATCAAGCTGGGCCCGGAAAGCATTACCGGACGCGTCGCCCAAAATAAAATGCCGATCTATCTTCCCGATGTTCGCACCGACCCGAAATATGTTCCCGCCGATCCCAAGGTCCGCAGCGAACTTGCCCTGCCTCTGCTGGTACGTGAGGAAGCGATCGGCGTGCTCAGCATTGGGAGCGAGAAACTTGATTTCTTCAGCGACGAGATGATCGGTTTGCTCACGCTTTTTGCAGCGCAGGCCGCAGTCGCCCTGGAAAATGCCCGTCTGTATTCCACCGAACGCCGGCGCATGCGGCAGATTGAACTTATCAACCTGATTGCCCGCTCCGCGGCCGCGGCCAACGATTTGGAGCAGCTTCTGGGAAATCTTGCCGACCTGATTGAAGACACCTTCGACGATGCCGAAATCGGCATCCTGTTGCGCGATCGCGAAGGCAGGCTGGCGTTGCGGGCGCACGCCGGAAAAGGCGAGCCTCAGCCGGAAAATTTTGCGGTTGCGGAGCGCTCCGGCATTCTGGCGGAAGCATTTGCCGCACGCATGAATGTTGTAGTGAACGATATCAGTGACCGGGCGCAATGGCCGGCGTGCTTTGCCGGAAGCGGTTCGGAGCTGTGTATTCCGCTTATTTCCTTTGGCGAGACGCTGGGGGCCCTGGTGGTTGCCCACTCGGCGCCGCATTTTTTTGCCGCCGATGACCGCTCCATTGCGCAGGCAGCGGCTGACGTGTGCGCCACCGCCATCCGCAGCGTGCAGCTTGGGGAAGAGCTGCGGCGCATCACCCACACCGATTCCCTCACGGGCCTTTACAACCAGCGTTATTTTCACGTGCTGGCGGCAGAAGAGATAGCGCGCAGCAATCGCTATCACAAACAGTTTTCTCTGCTGATGATTGAACTTAAGAATTTCGCCCAGTTTAATGCCAAGCTCGGTTTTGAGCATGGGGATACGGTCCTGCGCAAGGTCGCACAATCGCTCAAGATGCTCATGCGCGGTGTAGATAGCATCTGCCGCTATGGGCCAGACCGCTTTGTCCTGGTTCTTCCTGAAACCGGCGCGGAGCAATTGCATAGTGTTGCCAACAAGCTCAACGACGCGCTGGGAAAGATCCGCGCAGAAGAAAAACCTACATCGCCTCCGATTGTGAGCCATTATGCCAGCGCTACCTATCCTGCCGATGGCGCCTCCGAGTTGGAACTTGTACGGGTCCTGCTGACCCGCATCGCGGAAGACCGCGGCATTCCCAATAACACCAGCCGTTCCAGTTAA
- a CDS encoding M48 family metalloprotease, with protein MKSIFNLRPVLTTVLLVSSFFWTNGSFAQSASSNDSKPAVAKTAPSTTIPAGSQSLPAASQTPPAASQPVPAATQPALTGDTQTSPSTATPAIANDQQPATTDAQQPAGTDAQQANQKDTFKHDGGKDDVDAIGNRKGVGGRGLGNWYSYEKEIALGKEYAQQIEASSKLVQDPVVNEYVNRVGQNLVRNSDAKVPFTIKVIDSDEVNAMALPGGFFYVNSGLILAADNEAELAGVMSHEIAHVCARHVTRQMTRSQWANFATLPLIFVGGGAGYAARLAADLLVPATFMKFSRGFEAEADHLGVQYMYHAGYDPQQFVSMFEKMESLEKKKPGTIAKIFASHPPTPDRIEATQKEISTILPPRDSYIVNTSEFDDVKSRLAALENKRKLDDSKDANKPTLRRASSSPDSTNPSDSSKTGDDDRPTLHRRDDDQH; from the coding sequence ATGAAAAGCATTTTTAACCTGAGACCCGTACTGACTACGGTTCTTCTGGTTTCTTCCTTCTTCTGGACGAACGGCAGCTTTGCCCAGAGTGCTTCATCCAACGACAGTAAACCGGCAGTAGCAAAAACTGCACCGTCAACAACTATCCCGGCCGGGTCGCAGTCTCTTCCGGCAGCTTCGCAAACGCCCCCGGCGGCATCTCAGCCAGTGCCAGCAGCTACGCAACCGGCGCTCACGGGTGATACACAGACGTCCCCGTCAACTGCAACTCCGGCGATTGCTAACGATCAACAACCTGCAACAACCGACGCTCAGCAACCCGCAGGCACAGACGCACAGCAGGCAAACCAAAAAGACACCTTCAAGCACGACGGCGGCAAGGACGACGTTGATGCTATCGGCAACCGCAAAGGTGTGGGTGGACGCGGCTTAGGCAACTGGTACTCGTATGAGAAAGAAATTGCTTTGGGCAAGGAGTACGCCCAACAGATCGAGGCTTCGTCCAAACTGGTGCAGGACCCGGTGGTGAATGAGTATGTCAACCGCGTCGGGCAAAATCTGGTACGGAACTCCGATGCCAAAGTCCCCTTTACCATCAAGGTAATTGATTCCGATGAAGTCAACGCCATGGCTTTGCCGGGCGGGTTCTTTTATGTGAATTCCGGCCTGATCCTGGCGGCTGACAATGAAGCCGAACTTGCCGGAGTGATGTCGCACGAGATTGCTCACGTTTGCGCCCGTCACGTCACCCGCCAGATGACTCGCAGCCAATGGGCGAATTTTGCGACCCTGCCTCTGATCTTTGTAGGTGGAGGCGCAGGCTATGCTGCTCGCTTGGCCGCTGATCTGCTTGTGCCCGCCACATTTATGAAATTCTCGCGCGGTTTTGAGGCCGAGGCCGACCACCTGGGCGTGCAGTACATGTATCACGCCGGCTACGATCCGCAGCAGTTTGTCTCCATGTTTGAAAAGATGGAGAGCCTGGAAAAGAAGAAACCGGGTACCATCGCAAAAATTTTCGCCAGCCATCCGCCGACTCCTGACCGGATTGAAGCAACGCAGAAAGAAATTTCCACCATCCTGCCTCCACGTGACAGTTACATCGTGAACACCTCAGAGTTTGACGACGTAAAGTCGCGCCTGGCAGCCCTCGAAAACAAGCGTAAGCTGGATGATTCGAAAGATGCCAACAAGCCCACTCTGCGCCGTGCCAGCAGCAGCCCGGATAGCACGAACCCGAGTGACAGCAGCAAGACTGGCGATGATGATCGTCCAACGCTGCATCGCCGCGACGACGATCAGCACTAA
- a CDS encoding inositol-3-phosphate synthase produces the protein MATHAKKQSKKTVSKKAEHIAPAKGKLGIMIPGMGAVATTFVAGVEAVRSGLAKPIGSLTQMGTVRLGKRTDGRSPMIKKFVPLADLSQLVFTGWDIFEDNMYEAARKAGVLERNLLDQIKPFMESVKPMPAVFDHNYVRLLDGPNVKKGPNKMDLAEQVRQDIRDFKKSSGADRLVVMWCGSTESYIEASAVHKSVKSFEKGLLNNDENIAPSMIYAYAALSEGVPFANGAPNLTTDIPAMEELSRANSAPICGKDFKTGQTLMKTVLAPAFKARMLGLSGWYSTNILGNRDGEVLEDPGSFKTKEESKLGVLEHILQPQLYPELYGNIFHKVRINYYPPRGDNKEGWDNIDIFGWLGYPMQIKVDFLCRDSILAAPIVLDLVLFLDLAQRSSQLRDIGIQEWLSFYFKSPMTAPKLYPEHDLFIQLMKLKNTLRHLKGEELITHLGLEYYD, from the coding sequence ATGGCCACACACGCGAAAAAACAAAGTAAAAAGACAGTATCGAAGAAAGCGGAGCATATTGCTCCGGCAAAAGGCAAGCTGGGCATCATGATTCCCGGCATGGGAGCGGTGGCCACAACCTTTGTGGCTGGCGTAGAGGCCGTACGCAGCGGCTTGGCTAAACCCATCGGCTCGCTCACCCAGATGGGCACGGTTCGCCTGGGCAAGCGCACTGACGGGCGCTCTCCGATGATTAAGAAGTTTGTGCCGCTGGCCGATCTCAGCCAGCTTGTCTTTACGGGCTGGGACATCTTTGAAGACAACATGTATGAAGCTGCGCGCAAGGCCGGAGTGCTGGAGCGCAATCTGCTCGACCAGATCAAGCCCTTCATGGAGTCGGTGAAACCGATGCCCGCGGTTTTTGACCACAATTATGTTCGCCTGCTCGATGGGCCGAACGTCAAAAAGGGTCCAAACAAAATGGACCTGGCGGAGCAGGTGCGGCAAGACATCCGCGACTTTAAGAAGTCTTCGGGCGCCGACCGCCTGGTTGTGATGTGGTGCGGCTCGACGGAAAGCTACATCGAGGCCTCGGCCGTGCACAAATCGGTGAAGAGCTTCGAGAAGGGGCTGTTGAACAACGATGAGAATATCGCCCCTTCGATGATCTACGCATATGCAGCGCTTTCTGAAGGCGTTCCTTTTGCTAACGGCGCTCCCAACTTAACCACTGACATTCCGGCGATGGAAGAGCTTTCACGCGCGAACAGTGCTCCCATCTGTGGCAAAGATTTCAAGACCGGCCAGACGTTGATGAAGACCGTTCTGGCTCCCGCGTTCAAGGCCCGCATGCTGGGGCTGAGCGGATGGTACTCTACCAATATTTTGGGCAACCGCGACGGCGAGGTGCTGGAAGATCCCGGATCATTCAAGACCAAGGAAGAATCGAAGCTGGGTGTCCTGGAGCACATTCTGCAGCCGCAGCTTTATCCTGAGCTTTACGGCAATATTTTTCACAAGGTCCGCATCAACTACTACCCACCGCGTGGCGACAACAAAGAAGGCTGGGACAACATTGATATCTTCGGCTGGCTGGGCTATCCCATGCAGATTAAGGTGGATTTCCTGTGCCGCGATTCCATCCTGGCCGCGCCTATTGTGCTCGACCTCGTACTCTTTCTTGACCTGGCCCAGCGCAGTTCGCAGTTGCGCGACATCGGCATCCAGGAGTGGCTCAGCTTCTACTTCAAATCTCCTATGACTGCGCCCAAACTCTATCCTGAGCATGATTTGTTTATTCAGTTGATGAAGCTGAAGAACACCTTGCGGCATTTAAAGGGTGAAGAGTTGATTACGCACTTGGGGTTGGAATACTACGACTAA
- a CDS encoding SDR family oxidoreductase, with protein MTARIAVVTGASSGIGLLSTVELAKDGFFVVATMRDLGRRQRLDEAAKAAGVQDRVEVRKLDITEFASLPEVVAGIVRDHQSIDVLLNNAGFAMSGFAEDMRLEEIRQQLDTNFFGHVAMTQAVLPVMRKQRSGHIIMVSSISGLVAQPVVSSYSASKFALEGWSEALRIETRSLGIRVVLVEPGAFKTDIWDRNVRIGAYALSPQSPNHERARRFAEWVQKGVPKHDAHPVACLITDIASHPNPRLRYRIGSDAAIGYWLRKLLPWKIYEKMMAKTYRID; from the coding sequence ATGACAGCGAGAATTGCAGTTGTTACCGGGGCATCGAGCGGAATCGGACTGCTGAGTACGGTGGAATTGGCTAAAGACGGATTTTTCGTCGTAGCGACCATGCGCGACCTGGGACGCCGACAGCGTCTGGATGAAGCCGCCAAAGCGGCCGGAGTTCAAGATAGGGTTGAAGTCCGCAAACTGGACATCACCGAGTTCGCTTCCCTTCCCGAAGTCGTCGCAGGAATTGTTCGCGACCATCAGAGCATTGACGTTTTGTTGAATAACGCTGGATTTGCCATGAGCGGCTTCGCCGAAGACATGCGGCTGGAAGAGATCCGCCAGCAGCTTGATACCAACTTCTTTGGTCATGTTGCCATGACGCAAGCAGTCTTGCCGGTCATGCGAAAGCAGCGCTCCGGACACATCATCATGGTCTCTTCCATCAGCGGCCTGGTGGCACAGCCGGTGGTGAGCAGCTATTCCGCCTCAAAGTTTGCCTTGGAAGGCTGGAGCGAGGCGCTGCGCATCGAGACGCGCTCATTAGGAATTCGCGTGGTGCTGGTAGAGCCGGGAGCATTCAAGACCGACATATGGGACCGCAACGTCCGCATCGGGGCATACGCCCTGTCGCCACAATCACCCAATCACGAGCGCGCTCGGCGCTTTGCCGAGTGGGTACAAAAAGGCGTGCCCAAGCACGATGCCCACCCAGTTGCGTGTCTCATTACTGACATTGCAAGCCATCCTAATCCGCGGCTGCGTTATCGCATTGGCAGCGATGCCGCCATAGGATACTGGCTGCGCAAGCTGCTTCCCTGGAAGATTTATGAAAAGATGATGGCCAAAACCTATCGCATTGATTGA
- a CDS encoding DedA family protein, with the protein MISKILAALSTFIIAVISSAGYLGIVLLMAIESACIPLPSEVIMPFSGYLVSQGRFSLVLVATAGAIGCNLGSELAYIIGYFGGRPLVMKFGRLIWLSEHEIDWAHNFFVRYGSITVFIARLLPVVRTFIALPAGIARMPRLRFHIYTFLGSWPWCFGLAYLGMKAGEHWGYLREYFHKFDFVIAIVLVVGATWFMWSRWKHRIKTAPSS; encoded by the coding sequence ATGATCTCTAAAATTCTCGCCGCATTAAGTACTTTTATTATCGCGGTAATTTCTTCAGCAGGATATCTGGGCATTGTGTTGTTGATGGCCATTGAGTCGGCCTGTATTCCACTGCCTTCGGAAGTCATCATGCCGTTTTCCGGCTATCTGGTTTCGCAGGGACGTTTTAGCCTGGTTTTGGTGGCTACCGCCGGGGCCATCGGCTGCAACCTGGGCTCGGAGCTGGCCTACATTATCGGATACTTCGGCGGCCGTCCCCTGGTGATGAAGTTTGGCCGGCTCATCTGGCTGAGCGAGCACGAAATCGACTGGGCGCATAACTTCTTTGTGCGCTACGGCAGCATCACTGTTTTCATCGCCCGTTTACTTCCTGTGGTCCGAACGTTTATTGCTTTGCCCGCCGGCATTGCCCGCATGCCCCGGCTGCGCTTCCATATCTACACGTTTCTTGGCTCCTGGCCCTGGTGCTTTGGTCTTGCCTACCTGGGCATGAAAGCCGGCGAACACTGGGGCTACCTGCGCGAATATTTCCACAAATTCGATTTCGTTATTGCCATTGTGCTGGTCGTGGGAGCAACGTGGTTTATGTGGTCGCGATGGAAGCATCGTATAAAAACAGCTCCAAGCTCCTAG
- the hemQ gene encoding hydrogen peroxide-dependent heme synthase: MSSTMQPTTMQTAQVQLPALPLTIEGTSVLHTMLHFRWTEWRKLGEPARAELVKEASLALEQMTHNSDGQSALFSLLGHKADLLLLHFRNSFDQLKAAELHLAQLRLSDFLEPATSYLSVVELGLYESTVKLYRELVEKGIAPHSPEWNRETEQVLQRQREAMRPRLYPDIPPARYLCFYPMDRRRGEEKNWYTLPIEERQRQMEEHGMVGRRYAGTVKQIITGSIGFDDWEWGVDLFSDDPLVFKRLIYEMRFDEVSAVYALFGTFYVGVRCPVSGLGRLLSGELPALK; the protein is encoded by the coding sequence ATGTCTTCCACTATGCAACCCACTACCATGCAAACTGCTCAGGTCCAACTGCCTGCGCTGCCTCTCACTATTGAAGGCACCAGCGTTCTGCACACCATGTTGCACTTTCGCTGGACCGAGTGGCGAAAGCTGGGCGAGCCCGCCCGCGCCGAACTGGTGAAAGAAGCTTCTCTCGCACTGGAACAGATGACGCACAATAGCGATGGGCAGAGTGCCTTGTTTTCTCTGCTGGGACACAAGGCTGATCTGCTCCTGCTGCACTTCCGCAACTCGTTTGATCAGCTCAAGGCTGCGGAGCTGCATCTTGCTCAGCTTCGACTCAGCGATTTTCTGGAGCCGGCCACATCGTATCTTTCAGTGGTGGAGTTGGGGCTGTATGAATCCACGGTGAAGCTCTACCGCGAACTGGTGGAGAAGGGAATTGCGCCGCACTCGCCGGAGTGGAACCGCGAGACTGAGCAAGTACTCCAGCGGCAGCGGGAGGCCATGCGTCCGCGTCTGTATCCTGATATTCCTCCGGCGCGTTATCTATGCTTTTACCCGATGGACCGCCGCCGCGGCGAAGAGAAGAACTGGTACACCCTGCCCATTGAAGAACGCCAGCGCCAGATGGAAGAGCACGGCATGGTCGGCCGCCGTTACGCCGGAACGGTGAAGCAGATCATTACCGGCTCCATCGGTTTCGATGATTGGGAGTGGGGTGTAGACCTTTTCAGCGACGATCCTCTGGTTTTCAAGCGGCTCATCTACGAGATGCGCTTCGATGAGGTCAGCGCTGTCTACGCGCTCTTTGGTACGTTTTACGTTGGCGTGCGCTGCCCGGTTTCGGGATTGGGCCGGCTGTTGAGCGGCGAGCTGCCGGCACTGAAGTAA
- the nth gene encoding endonuclease III gives MPLTQKPKTAKNKRAAKAIPKSVPDKKSATSKKLGGEYDPVAPKRVAEILKRLDAQYPQVTCALHHKSAWELLVATILSAQCTDVRVNMVTPELFRKYPTPQAFAALKPEQLEPDIRSTGFFRNKSKSVVGAAQKLVNEFGGQVPDDMEKLLSLPGVARKTANVVLGSWFRKAVGVVVDTHVHRISRRLELTRNNDPKNIEQDLMGVIPRDKWIDFSHQIIHHGRALCIARKPKCAECPLENICHAGDKTWSTVEIHKAAKL, from the coding sequence ATGCCACTAACCCAAAAGCCAAAAACCGCAAAAAACAAACGGGCTGCCAAAGCAATCCCCAAATCCGTGCCGGACAAAAAATCCGCAACGTCAAAAAAACTGGGGGGGGAATACGACCCGGTTGCGCCCAAACGCGTTGCCGAAATCCTTAAGCGACTGGATGCCCAATATCCCCAGGTTACCTGCGCCCTTCACCACAAAAGCGCGTGGGAGCTACTGGTGGCCACGATTCTCTCTGCTCAATGCACCGACGTGCGCGTCAACATGGTGACGCCCGAACTCTTCCGAAAATATCCAACGCCCCAGGCCTTTGCCGCTCTCAAGCCCGAGCAGCTTGAGCCCGATATCCGCAGCACCGGTTTTTTTCGCAATAAATCCAAATCAGTGGTGGGGGCGGCGCAAAAACTGGTCAACGAATTTGGCGGCCAGGTACCTGATGACATGGAAAAGCTCCTGAGCCTGCCCGGTGTGGCACGCAAAACCGCCAACGTCGTTCTGGGCTCGTGGTTCAGAAAAGCTGTTGGCGTGGTCGTGGATACCCACGTGCACCGCATCTCCCGCCGCCTGGAACTGACCAGAAATAACGATCCGAAAAATATCGAGCAAGACCTGATGGGGGTCATTCCGCGAGACAAGTGGATTGATTTTTCCCACCAGATCATCCACCACGGACGCGCCCTGTGCATCGCCCGCAAACCGAAGTGCGCCGAGTGCCCGCTGGAAAACATCTGCCACGCCGGCGATAAGACCTGGTCAACCGTAGAGATTCACAAAGCGGCCAAACTTTAA
- a CDS encoding class I SAM-dependent methyltransferase, whose translation MSASPDINLWSSAEHALEYLRRADTIPHRVEGEATLLEFVPPHAKRILDLGSGGGRLLALIKAARPQAQFVGIDFSQTMLEAAQKLFAGDSSVTVVTHDFASKMPSLGHFDCVVSSFAIHHVTHERKRSLYAEVFDLLLPGGVFCNLEHVASPTAELHSQFLQKLEVLPEQEDPSNKLLGLETQLMWLREIGFVDVDCHWKWRELALFAGSRP comes from the coding sequence ATGAGTGCATCTCCTGACATCAACCTCTGGTCATCTGCTGAGCATGCCCTGGAGTATCTCCGGCGTGCGGACACCATTCCGCACCGCGTGGAGGGCGAGGCCACGCTGCTGGAATTCGTGCCTCCCCATGCAAAACGCATTCTCGACCTGGGCAGCGGCGGCGGGAGGCTGCTTGCATTGATAAAAGCGGCCAGGCCACAGGCACAATTCGTGGGCATAGATTTTTCTCAGACCATGCTCGAGGCCGCGCAGAAGCTGTTTGCGGGCGACAGCAGCGTAACTGTTGTGACCCACGATTTCGCAAGCAAGATGCCCTCGCTGGGGCACTTCGATTGTGTGGTTTCCAGCTTTGCCATTCACCATGTAACGCACGAGCGCAAGCGGAGCCTGTACGCGGAGGTCTTCGATCTGTTGCTGCCCGGCGGTGTCTTCTGCAATCTGGAGCATGTGGCTTCGCCGACGGCGGAACTGCACAGTCAGTTCCTGCAGAAGCTCGAAGTTTTGCCAGAGCAGGAAGACCCCTCGAACAAATTGCTCGGCCTGGAAACACAGCTAATGTGGCTGCGTGAGATTGGTTTTGTTGACGTGGATTGCCATTGGAAGTGGCGTGAATTGGCGCTGTTTGCGGGCAGCAGGCCTTAA